The Actinomycetota bacterium genomic interval ACCGCGCGGTGATGGCAGGCCCCTTGCCGGTCACCGACGACCTCGCCGGGCACGTCGTCAGCCTGCCGATCTTCCCCGGCCTCGCCCTCGACGCCGTCGACGACGTCGTCGCCATCCTCGCCGGGGTCCACGAGCATGCCGAGGAGGTGCGAGAGGCGATCGCCGGGTGATACCGGCCGTCACCATCCCGCTCGACCGCACCGAGTTCCTCAACGGCCTCGCCGCCGGCAGCATCGCGCTCGCGATCGGCGTGCTCGTGTCGGCGGCCCCCCGCGTGCTCGCCCGTCCCGCCCTGAGGTGGGGGAGCGCGGGCCTGCTGTTCGCCGGCGCCGCGCTCGTGGGACTCGACCGCACGCACGGGGCGCCGGGTGGGCTCGTGGGCGGCGCCGCGCTGGTCGCGGTCGCCGCCGGGGTCGCCGCCCGGCTCCCCCTCGCGTTCCGGCTCGCCGCGGTCGTCCCCGGAGCCTGGCTGGTGGCCGCCCACGGCGCGATCCCCGGGCGATCGTGGGTGCGCGTCCTGGTGTTCGCGACGATCGTCGCCGGCAGCGCGCTGGTCGCGGACCTCGACCGCCGCACCGCCCGCCGGGGCCTCGGTCCCCTCCTCTTCGCGGTCTCGGTCGGCGGGGTCTACGCCACCGTGCCCGACACCGAGCAGGCGCTCGTGCTGATCGGCGTGGCGGCGCCCGTCGCGCTGCTCGGCTGGCCGCTGCGACGAGGGACGCTCGGACCGGCCGGGTCGGCGGCGTCGGTGGCGGTGCTCGCGTGGACGGCCGCGGTCGGCGGCGTGGGCCGGCCGTCGTCGATCGTGGGGGCGGTCGGGTGCCTCGGGCTGTTCGTGGTGGGGCCGGTGAGCCGGCGGACCTCCGGCGTCGCGGCTCCGGTGGTCGTTGCCGCGCACGCGCTGCTCGTGCTGGTCAGTGCGCGCGTCGCCGGCCTGCGCACGACCGTGCACGCGGCGGTAACCGTCGTCCTGCTCGAGCTGGTGGTCGGCGTCGCGGTTTGGGGGACGGCGCGACGGCGTCCGTAGAATTGCGGGATGAGCGAAGGGCTCAAGGTGATCGTGACGGGGTCGCACGGGCTCATCGGGTCCGAGCTGGCCACCACGCTCCAACGGGCGGGCGACACGGTCACCCGTGTGGTGCGCTCGCTGGCCGGGCCGGGCGACGCCGCGTGGGACATCAACGCGTCCACCATCGACGCCGCTGCCCTCGAAGGGCACGACGCGGCCGTGCACCTCGCAGGCGCGGGCCTCGGCGACCATCGATGGAGCGACGCGTACAAACGTGAGGTCCGCGACAGCCGCACGCGTGGCACCGCGCTGCTCTGCGAGACGCTCGCCAAGCTCGAGCGCCCGCCGCGTGTGCTCGTGTCGGGATCCGCGATCGGCTGGTATGGCGACCGCGGCGACGAGGAGCTCAGCGAGGCGAGCGGACCGGGCCGCGGCTTCCTCGCGTCGGTGGTGAAGGACTGGGAGGCGGCGACCGAGGCGGCGAGCGACGCCGGCATCCGGGTCGTGCGGCTGCGGTCGGGCGTGGTCCTCAGTCGCAAGGGCGGCGCGCTCAAGAAGCAGCTGCTCCCGTTCAAGCTCGGCGCCGGCGGCAAGCTGGGTTCGGGCAAGCAGTGGCTCAGCTGGATCGCGCTCGACGACGAGATCGCCGCGATCCTGCATCTCATCCGGCGCGAGACGCTGCGCGGGCCGGTCAACGCGACCGCCCCCAACCCGGTCACCAACGCGGAGTACACCGCGGCGCTGGGCGCCGTCCTCCGCCGGCCCACGGTCGCGACGGTTCCGCGGTTCGCGCTCGAGGCGGTGTTCGGCCGCCAGATGGCGGACGAGATGCTGCTGGCGGGCCAGCGCGTGCTTCCCCGGGCGCTGGAGGCGTCGGGCTTCCGCTTCGGCTTCCCTCGCGTCGACGAAGCCCTGCGAGCGATGCTGGCGCGGTGAGCGCCCCCCTCGATCGCTACCGGGCAAAGCGCGACTTCGGCGTGACGCCCGAGCCCGCGGGCGATACCGACGCCACGCATCCCGGCGAGCAGGCGCGCTTCGTGGTGCAGGAGCACCACGCGCGCGCGCTGCACTGGGACTTCCGCCTCGAGCGCGACGGCGTGCTCGTCTCGTGGGCGCTCCCCAAAGGCGTGCCGCCGGACCCCGGCGTCAACCACCTCGCGGTCCCCACCGAGGACCACCCGCTCTCCTACATCGACTTCGAGGGCGAGATCCCTCGCGGCAACTACGGGGCCGGAGAGGTGCACCTCTGGGACCGGGGCACCTACGACACCATCAAGTGGAGCGACCGCGAGGTGATGGTGACGCTCCACGGTGAACGCGTGCAGGGCCGCCACGTCCTGTTCCGTACGGGCGAGCGGCAGTGGATGATCCACCGCATGGACCCCCCGCAGGACCCCGGCTTCGAGCCGCTGCCCGCCGGATGGACGCCGATGCACGCACGCCGCGGCGAGCTGCCGGACGACGTCGCCGGCTGGAGCTTCGAGATCGCGTGGCCGGGCGCACGCGTGCTGGCGGCGGTCGACGGCGGGCGTCCCCGTCTGACCGCCGACGGCGGTGATCCGGGCGATGTCACCGACCGGTTCCCCGAGGTACGTCCCCTCGGTCGTGCCCTCGGTGCCCGCCCCGCGCTGCTCGACGGCGTGATCGTCGCGCTGGGCGAGGATGGCCGGCCCCGGCGCGACCTCGTCGCCCGACGCATGGAGGGCGCGGGCCGGCCTCCGGTGGTGCTCATGCTCGTCGACGTGCTCCATCTCGACGGCCATCCCCTGACCGCTCGGCCGTATCGCGAGCGACGTGACGCGCTCGAGACGCTGGCGCTCGCGGGCCCCGCGTGGCAGACACCCGCGGCCCATGCGGGCGCCGGCGAGGCGCTGTTGGACGCGGCGCGCGCCCAGGGCCTCCGCGGCATCGTCGCCAAGCGGCTCGACAGCACCTACGAGCCGGGCACCACCTCAGACGCGTGGGTCGAGGTGAGGACGTGAGCGACGATCGGAGCGACGAGGGAAGGCGCGGGCGACGCAACGTGTCGTCGGGCTCGCCCTTCGAGCGAGTGATCGGGTTCAGCCGGGCGGTGCGCGTCGGCGATCGCGTGCTCGTCGCGGGCACCGCGCCCGTGTGGCCCGACGGCTCGTGTGACCCCGACGCGGGAAAGCAGGCCGAGCGGTGCCTGCAGATCATCGACACCGCACTCGCCGAGGCGGGCGCGTCCCTGTACGACGTCGTCCGCACCCGCATGTTCCTCGTCGATGCAGGCGACGGGGACGCCGTGGGCCGCGCCCACGCGCAGGTGTTCGGCGGGGTCCGGCCCGTCGCCACCATGGTGGTCGTGGCCGCGCTGCTCGATGCGCGCTGGCGGGTGGAGATCGAGGCCGAGGCGGTGGTGTCGCGGGACCGCGACCCCGAGGCCTCGCGCGCTAGACGCCCGTGGCGTTCCGCACCGTGACCGTTATCTGCGGGCCGTCGACGTGGTTGCCGAGGCGGTCGAAGGCGCGGGCCTTCAGGTAGTACGTGCCGTCCGGGAACCTCTGCGAGGCCCAGCTGTACACCCAGCCGTACGGGCTCTGCGTCGCGTCACCCAGGTGGGCGAGGTAGAAGACGGGCCAACCACTGATCAGGTACTCCACGCGACGCGACGAGGCAGCCGCGCGTGCCGACAGGATGGTGTTCCCCGAGACCGTGCTGCCGGCGGCGGGAACCAGGATCGTGGGCGGCGTGTTGTCGATCTTCGCCAGAGGCGCCACGCACGCTCGGTCCAGCGAGGAGTCGAGCCCGACGAGGTTGTTGCAGACCGTCGCATCGGGGATCGCCGGGTCGGTGTAGAGCGCGCCGAGGGCATTGGCGAAGGTGTTGTCCTTGACCACGATGCCGCTGCTCGGCCCGTCGCCCGCGCCGTACACCGACACGCCGAAGTTCCGCTGGTTGGGTTGGATCGGCTGCGTGTTGCCCCGCACCTCGAACCCGACGATGCCTGCCGCCCGAATCGGCGCCTGGTCGGCGAACGGCGAGCCGACGGTGATGTTGCTCTTGTTGTTGATGATCTTGATGTTCTTGCGGGTCGTGTGCCGGCGCGTCAGGTCGGGGCCCAGGTTGATGTAGGTCGTCACCTGCTGGTTGATCAGCGTGTTGTTCGAATACGTGATGTTCTCGACGTGGGCGTCGGTGTTGCCACCGTCGGCGAACATGTACGCGTGCCCGGTCTTGGCGTCGGTGGGGTCGTCCTCGTCGATGAACTGGTTGTGGTCGAAGGTCACGTTGTACGAGCCCATGTTGGGGGCCCACGGCTCGATGACCGTCATGCTCCGCCGCGGCGTGAGGAAGATGTTGTTCTGGAAGAGGGCGCCGTTGACCACCTGTGCCACCGCGCCGATGCGACCGGCCCGCTGGAACAGCGAGTCACGCACCTCGATCTTGCGGTTGGGCTTGTGGTCTCCCCAGCCGTGGAGGTTGATGCCGTCGCCGAAGACGTACTTCACCGTCACGTTTTCGACCTTCGCGCCCCAGACACCGAGGTTGTCGGCGTTGACGCCGAACAGGGTGATGCCGGCCTGGCCCTCGAGGCAGAACGTGTCGGGCTGGTCGACGTCAGGGCAGTAGTAGTCCCACCGGAACAGCTTGCCCGTGCGCGGGTCGATTCCGGGGTTGGGACCACCGTTCGAACCGACGATGGTCATGTTCTTGAGCACGAGGTCGTAGCCACCCTCGAGCCGCCACATCGACCGCAGCCGCGGCCACACGATGTTGAAGCGCTGGTCGGACGGCAGCATGTCGAAGCCGGCCGAGTACGTCTTGAAGACCGCCCCGTTGCCGTCGAAGGTCAGGTCGTGCTGGTCGTGGATGTCGATGATGTTGTTCATCCAGTAGCACCCACCCGCCTTGAAGCGGATGGTGGTGCCCGGGGCGTTGTGCGTCTTCAGCCAGGCGAGGAAGGCCGGCGTCTGGTCCACCTTGGCCGCCGGGTCGCACCTCGCCACCACCGCCGACTCGGGTACGTCGACGACCGTCGCCGCCTTGGTGATCTCGGGCATGAGCTGCCCGGCGAAGGCGACCGCCACCGCCACCAGGAGGATGAGCCATCGACCACGCCGCGTGAGCGCCTTCGAACGCAACTCGAGTGCCAGGGTTCGCATGAGGACCACTCCTGTCGATGCCGCCGT includes:
- a CDS encoding TIGR01777 family protein, with the protein product MSEGLKVIVTGSHGLIGSELATTLQRAGDTVTRVVRSLAGPGDAAWDINASTIDAAALEGHDAAVHLAGAGLGDHRWSDAYKREVRDSRTRGTALLCETLAKLERPPRVLVSGSAIGWYGDRGDEELSEASGPGRGFLASVVKDWEAATEAASDAGIRVVRLRSGVVLSRKGGALKKQLLPFKLGAGGKLGSGKQWLSWIALDDEIAAILHLIRRETLRGPVNATAPNPVTNAEYTAALGAVLRRPTVATVPRFALEAVFGRQMADEMLLAGQRVLPRALEASGFRFGFPRVDEALRAMLAR
- a CDS encoding ATP-dependent DNA ligase, translating into MSAPLDRYRAKRDFGVTPEPAGDTDATHPGEQARFVVQEHHARALHWDFRLERDGVLVSWALPKGVPPDPGVNHLAVPTEDHPLSYIDFEGEIPRGNYGAGEVHLWDRGTYDTIKWSDREVMVTLHGERVQGRHVLFRTGERQWMIHRMDPPQDPGFEPLPAGWTPMHARRGELPDDVAGWSFEIAWPGARVLAAVDGGRPRLTADGGDPGDVTDRFPEVRPLGRALGARPALLDGVIVALGEDGRPRRDLVARRMEGAGRPPVVLMLVDVLHLDGHPLTARPYRERRDALETLALAGPAWQTPAAHAGAGEALLDAARAQGLRGIVAKRLDSTYEPGTTSDAWVEVRT
- a CDS encoding RidA family protein — protein: MSDDRSDEGRRGRRNVSSGSPFERVIGFSRAVRVGDRVLVAGTAPVWPDGSCDPDAGKQAERCLQIIDTALAEAGASLYDVVRTRMFLVDAGDGDAVGRAHAQVFGGVRPVATMVVVAALLDARWRVEIEAEAVVSRDRDPEASRARRPWRSAP